A DNA window from Patagioenas fasciata isolate bPatFas1 chromosome 1, bPatFas1.hap1, whole genome shotgun sequence contains the following coding sequences:
- the LMOD2 gene encoding leiomodin-2 encodes MSTFGYRRELSKYEDIDEDELLASLTEEELKELERELEDIEPDRNLPVGQRQKSLTEKTPTGTFSREALMAYWERETKKLLEKERLGACDKDSEQEDDNSEDIQEEYFTESNSEVSEEACTEEDDDEEVEEEENEEEDEEDSDDEEEEKENAAAGERSEDGRSSDHIRRKKCNGAKDNENLLNGHDGKDADNLSLKSSAIHPCGNPTVIEDALEKVRSNDPDTTEVNLNNIENITSQMLIHFAQALRDNTVVKSFSLANTHADDNVAIAIAGMLKVNQHITSLNIESNFITGKGVLAIMRALQNNKVLTELRFHNQRHIMGSQVEMDIVKLLKENTTLVKLGYHFDLPGPRISMTSILTRNMDKQRQKRMQEQRQQDSGCDGATNPKTKVLQKGTPRSSPYVSPKNSPWSSPKLPKKAPPVKSQPPAPAPPPPPPPPPPPPPPPVIPEKKAPTRNIAEVIKQQESSKKALQNGQKKKKGKKSKKHENSILKEIKDSLKSVSDRKSEEGSRPSTRPSTPQRSLHDNLMEAIRASSIKQLRRVEVPEALR; translated from the exons ATGTCTACCTTTGGCTACCGAAGAGAGCTCAGTAAATATGAAGACATTGATGAAGATGAGCTCCTGGCTTCTCTCACTGAAGaggagctgaaggagctggagcgagAGCTGGAGGACATAGAGCCCGACCGAAACCTTCCGGTGGGACAACGGCAGAAGAGCCTGACAGAGAAAACACCGACAGGGACTTTCAGCCGGGAAGCGCTGATGGCCTATTGGGAGAGGGAGACCAAGAAACTCTTAGAAAAAGAGAGATTGGGTGCGTGCGACAAG GACTCTGAGCAAGAAGATGACAATTCAGAAGACATTCAAGAAGAATATTTCACAGAAAGCAATAGTGAAGTGTCTGAGGAGGCGTGTActgaggaggatgatgatgaagaagtagaagaagaagaaaatgaggaggaagatgaagaagacagcgatgatgaagaggaggaaaaggaaaatgctgCAGCTGGTGAAAGATCTGAGGATGGCAGGAGTTCTGACCACATCAGACGCAAAAAGTGCAATGGTGCAAAGGACAATGAAAACTTACTCAATGGCCATGATGGAAAAGACGCTGATAATCTGAGCTTAAAAAGCAGTGCCATCCACCCTTGTGGAAATCCCACAGTTATTGAGGATGCTTTGGAAAAAGTTAGAAGTAATGACCCTGACACCACAGAGGTTAATTTGAACAACATTGAAAACATCACTTCACAGATGCTTATACATTTTGCTCAAGCCCTGAGGGACAACACGGTGGTTAAGTCATTCAGCTTGGCTAACACGCACGCTGATGACAATGTTGCAATAGCTATTGCTGGTATGCTAAAGGTAAATCAGCACATAACTAGTCTGAATATTGAGTCAAATTTTATCACAGGCAAAGGAGTGCTGGCCATCATGAGAGCTTTGCAGAACAACAAGGTTCTAACAGAACTGCGATTCCACAATCAAAGGCACATCATGGGCAGCCAGGTGGAAATGGACATAGTTAAACTGTTGAAAGAGAACACCACTCTCGTCAAGCTTGGCTACCACTTTGACCTTCCTGGCCCAAGAATAAGCATGACAAGTATCCTGACAAGAAATATGGATAAACAAAGACAAAAGCGCATGCAGGAGCAGCGACAACAAGATTCTGGTTGTGATGGAGCCACCAATCCAAAGACCAAAGTCTTGCAGAAAGGGACGCCTCGGTCCTCACCTTACGTGTCACCTAAGAACTCACCTTGGTCCTCTCCAAAGCTCCCTAAGAAAGCACCACCAGTGAAAAGTCAACCTCCAGCTCCTGCACCACCACCTCCGCCCCCACCcccacctcctccacctcctcccccagTTATTCCAGAGAAGAAGGCACCAACCAGGAATATAGCTGAAGTCATCAAACAGCAGGAAAGCTCAAAAAAAGCCTTACAGAatggacagaaaaagaaaaaaggcaaaaaaagcaaaaaacatgaGAACAGCATATTGAAAGAAATTAAAGATTCTCTCAAATCGGTCTCTGACAGAAAATCAGAGGAAGGTTCACGACCCTCCACCCGTCCCTCCACCCCACAAAGGTCTCTCCATGATAACCTTATGGAAGCAATTCGGGCAAGCAGCATAAAGCAGTTAAGGCGG GTTGAGGTGCCAGAAGCCCTTCGGTGA